Proteins from one Macrobrachium rosenbergii isolate ZJJX-2024 chromosome 14, ASM4041242v1, whole genome shotgun sequence genomic window:
- the LOC136845758 gene encoding uncharacterized protein, with protein MDEKKRLTLDLARLLPSQMEEKPFYHYRGPVTGQCGPERDWIVFEDPLEVVPSFLSFLKVLNDKDNLNHHFPPVSRNACYLYSHYSEETDGLDCGFSEAVARTVTPGNKSGNSLDSLLGKSKQVRESMAAVNTSDNAPIPTSSSDPTTVEADKDGVFSSKFGDYSTSPQFDSVSTYSLDSRTVMAKIENVGITPKDTTPLLSQSVSSLPVSTKSAEIGEGGITFKETPHPTLPTASSTESAQQPHRTKVKSAVDEERYIPSNETFHTISSLLTSTKLTQELLEPTTIEQPLHSSDNGELGSLSTLIYSVTFEHSSSTVEDDQAETSPQEGIEPELITAPEHYVRERPGGSGASTGRLSELPLFVFLISRILFW; from the exons ATGGATGAAAAGAAGAGGTTAACGCTGGATTTGGCGCGTTTGCTGCCTAGCCAAATGGAAGAAAAACCATTCTATCACTACAG aGGTCCTGTTACTGGACAGTGTGGCCCAGAGAGAGACTGGATAGTGTTCGAAGACCCACTTGAAGTTGTTCCAAGTTTCCTGTCATTTTTGAAAGTCCTCAACGACAAGGACAACCTTAACCACCATTTCCCACCAGTGTCACGGAATGCGTGTTACCTGTATTCTCATTA CTCTGAAGAAACAGACGGGCTTGATTGTGGATTTAGTGAAGCTGTGGCCAGAAC GGTTACGCCTGGAAATAAATCCGGTAATTCCCTCGACAGTTTGCTGGGTAAAAGTAAACAAGTTCGTGAGTCAATGGCGGCTGTTAACACTTCCGATAATGCCCCAATACCCACATCATCATCAG ATCCTACGACAGTCGAGGCAGACAAAGATGGGGTGTTTTCATCTAAGTTTGGTGACTATTCGACATCTCCGCAGTTTGATAGTGTGTCGACCTATTCACTCGATAGCAG AACCGTAATGGCAAAGATAGAAAATGTAGGGATTACTCCAAAGGATACGACACCACTACTTTCCCAGTCTGTGTCGTCATTACCCGTCTCGACCAAATCAGCAGAAATTGGAGAGGGAGGGATTACATTCAAGGAAACGCCACATCCCACTCTTCCTACCGCGTCGTCGACTGAATCagcccagcagcctcacaggACGAAAGTGAAATCGGCAGTTGATGAAGAGAGATACATCCCTTCAAATGAGACTTTTCATACCATTTCGTCGTTACTGACCTCAACGAAACTAACACAAGAGTTACTTGAACCGACAACAATCGAACAACCTTTGCATTCAAGCGATAATGGGGAGTTGGGAAGCTTGTCTACACTTATTTACTCGGTAACATTTGAACATTCTTCATCTACTGTGGAGGATGATCAAGCAGAAACTTCGCCTCAAGAGGGTATAGAACCAGAACTCATTACAGCACCGGAACATTATGTAAGAGAGAGGCCTGGCGGCAGTGGAGCCTCGACGGGAAGGCTATCAGAACTACCACTGTTTGTGTTCTTGATATCCCGGATTTTGTTTTGGTAG